The proteins below are encoded in one region of Thermus albus:
- the rlmN gene encoding 23S rRNA (adenine(2503)-C(2))-methyltransferase RlmN — translation MRPILELFPEELPGEGYRKAQIAHWLYARGALDFSEMTDLPKALREALAQEWRISEFALVEAYPSQDRSVKYLFTLLDGKKTEAVYMPYENRKTVCLSSMVGCPAGCTFCATGALGFGRNLTAGEILSQLLAIAHHQGIPPRDIRNVVLMGMGEPLLNLENVLKAVRTMLHPKGLAMSPRRITLSTVGIPKGIYRLAEEDLGVRLALSLHAPDDETRRRIIPTAHRYSVAEILKAVRHYYAKTKRRVTFEYTLLKGLNDHPWQARLLAKLLKGISAHVNLIPFNPWEGAPVEGTPRPGILAFAEELRRQGIPTSIRFSRGQDVGAACGQLALKAPKTLTFTPTLEGAGQ, via the coding sequence ATGAGGCCCATTTTGGAGCTCTTTCCCGAGGAGCTCCCCGGTGAGGGTTACCGCAAGGCCCAGATCGCCCACTGGCTCTATGCCCGGGGGGCTTTGGACTTCTCCGAGATGACCGACCTGCCCAAGGCCCTCCGGGAGGCCTTGGCCCAGGAGTGGCGCATCTCCGAGTTCGCCTTGGTGGAGGCCTACCCAAGCCAGGACAGAAGCGTAAAGTACCTCTTCACCCTGCTGGACGGGAAGAAAACCGAGGCGGTCTACATGCCCTACGAGAACCGCAAGACCGTCTGCCTCTCCAGCATGGTGGGCTGCCCGGCCGGGTGCACCTTCTGCGCCACCGGGGCCTTGGGCTTTGGCCGCAACCTCACGGCAGGGGAAATCCTCTCCCAGCTCCTGGCCATCGCCCACCACCAGGGCATCCCTCCCCGGGATATCCGCAACGTGGTCCTCATGGGCATGGGGGAGCCCCTTTTGAACCTGGAGAACGTGCTAAAGGCGGTGCGTACCATGCTCCACCCCAAGGGCCTGGCCATGAGCCCAAGGCGCATCACCCTTTCCACCGTGGGCATCCCCAAGGGCATTTACCGCCTGGCGGAGGAGGACTTAGGGGTGCGGCTTGCCCTTTCCCTCCACGCCCCCGACGACGAAACCAGAAGAAGGATCATCCCCACCGCCCATCGCTACTCCGTGGCGGAGATCCTTAAGGCGGTGCGCCACTACTACGCCAAGACCAAAAGGCGCGTTACCTTTGAATACACCCTCCTCAAGGGCCTAAATGACCACCCTTGGCAGGCCCGGCTTCTCGCCAAGCTCCTTAAGGGCATCAGCGCCCACGTGAACCTGATCCCCTTTAACCCATGGGAAGGGGCCCCGGTGGAGGGCACCCCCAGGCCCGGCATCCTGGCCTTCGCCGAGGAGCTGAGGCGCCAGGGGATTCCCACCTCCATCCGCTTTAGCCGGGGGCAGGACGTGGGGGCGGCCTGCGGCCAGCTGGCCCTGAAGGCCCCCAAGACCCTAACCTTCACACCGACGCTAGAAGGCGCCGGGCAATGA
- the moaD gene encoding molybdopterin converting factor subunit 1, whose translation MRVEVRLFALYREQAGTDRLFLDLPEGAQVRHAKEALEERFPSLRLDGGMAAVNQTLAQGETPLKEGDEVAFLPPVSGGQDSFGLTHDPLDLKALVDWATAPEYGAVVSFLGTTRSPNRGEEVAFLEYEAYPGMAEKVMAEIIGEMRARFPLGRVALWHRLGRVDPGEASIAIVVSARHRKEAFAACQYAIDRVKQVLPVWKKEHRPDGSFWVEGFSIEEHRL comes from the coding sequence GTGCGGCTTTTTGCCCTTTACCGGGAACAGGCGGGCACCGACCGCCTATTCCTGGACTTGCCCGAAGGCGCCCAGGTGCGGCACGCCAAGGAAGCTTTGGAGGAGCGCTTCCCCAGCCTAAGGTTGGATGGCGGCATGGCGGCAGTGAACCAGACCCTGGCCCAAGGGGAGACCCCCCTAAAGGAAGGGGACGAGGTGGCCTTTTTGCCCCCGGTTTCCGGAGGGCAGGACTCCTTTGGCCTCACCCACGACCCCTTGGACCTAAAGGCCCTGGTGGACTGGGCCACGGCTCCCGAGTACGGGGCGGTGGTGAGCTTCCTCGGCACCACCCGGAGCCCCAACCGGGGGGAGGAGGTGGCCTTTTTGGAGTACGAGGCCTACCCCGGGATGGCGGAGAAGGTCATGGCGGAGATCATCGGGGAGATGCGGGCCCGCTTTCCCTTGGGCCGGGTGGCCCTTTGGCACCGCCTAGGCCGGGTGGACCCCGGGGAGGCCTCCATCGCCATCGTGGTCTCGGCCCGGCACCGCAAGGAGGCCTTCGCCGCCTGCCAGTACGCCATAGACCGGGTGAAGCAGGTCCTTCCCGTCTGGAAAAAGGAACACCGCCCCGACGGGAGCTTCTGGGTGGAGGGCTTCTCCATAGAGGAACACCGGCTATAG